Sequence from the Pseudoalteromonas rubra genome:
TATTTAAACGTCTCAGAACGCTCGATCACTTCAACCTGATAACCATCAGGGTCGGCAACAAAGAAAAAACGTGCCACCAGAGTATCGCCATTGTAAAACGACTTCATCTCCTTAGGCTGGTAGCCTAGCGCCTCTGCCTTTGCATGCACAGGTGATAAGTCATCCACGACAACCGCAATGTGACCATAGCCATTGCCTAATTCATATGGCTGCTGTGTATCATGATTCCAGGTCAGCTCCAGTTCAAACTCCGCTTCTTCATTACCCAGGTAAACCAGACTAAAGTGTTCAAACTCAATACGCCTGCGCTCGCCGAGTGCCAGTACATCATGATAAAATGCCAAAGATTTTTGCAGATCCATTACCCGAACCATGCTGTGAATGAGTTTTGCCATCAAGGAGTCCTCTATGTGTGAATTGTATGCCGCGGCCAATCCCGCCAGCTATGAAGTAATACGCCGCTCAATGCGGATTCAAGGGGCTGTGACCAGCCTCGCACTAGAGCGTCGGATCTGGGATCTGTTACAGGAGATCGCCACCAAAGAGCAGCTCAGTGTGGCCGAATTTGTTTCCACCCTCTATCAGGAAGTACTGGTGCGCCAGGGGGAAGTAAAAAACCTGGCTTCTCTGTTGCGGATCACCTGTTTGACTTACTTATCCGATCTTACGTCTGATCGCCGTTAAAGGGGTAGTATCTGGTTACTACATTGATATTAGACTTTTGCTTATTGGCAAAAGCCGATACACTGATCTCGATTCATTCTTAGTAATCCTTTGAATTGTGTGAACTATTTAGGCACAAGGTATAGCACACTCATATGAAATCTCATTTAGGCCGACGCGCATTTTCCAACATGGAGCTGTACACCCTGTTCAACGGCTACATTTATGGTGATGAAAAGCAAAAGCGTGAGCAGCCAAAACACTGGCACTTCTGGTTGCCTGTGCTGGCATACTATACCGGTGCCTACAGTGACGAAATTGGCAACCTGACGCTCTCTGATATCAGTAAACAAGACCAGGTTCATGGTTTCACATTCCATACGCACGGTAAATTACAGGCCCGCTTTGTGCCAATCCACCCAGCTCTGTGGCATGCCGGATTACAAGATTACCTGCACTTTGTAGAACAACAAGGCCAGACCCGGCTGATGTTTGATTTGCCAGCCAAGTCGGGCCGCTTCAGTGAGAAAGTCAGGATCTGGTTTTCCGGAGAAGGCGAGCGTCTTGGCTATTTGCAAAAGTGCGGTCTGCCCAATGTGGATCAGCAAGGCATGAAAACTGCCATCAGCAGCCTGAGATTGAACTTTGAGCAGCAAATACACATATCAGCCATTCAGCAGGGCAACAAAGCCGCTATGCTCTATTTGCTAGGTCTAAAACAGGAAGGTCAGATCCTCACCCAGCCCAAGGCACATCAGCTCAAACAAGTGCTTACCCAAGTAAGAGTCATTAATCCCAACATTCACTGGCAACGCTTTACAGAGCGTCATGGACAATAATAGGGCAAGCGCTGTGCGATTAGCCTGAACTGAATACCAGGCACAAAAAACCCGACGTTATGTCGGGCTGTCATATCATAAAAGGTAAGGTTACAGTGCCTTTACAAACTCACTGAAGTCTTTGCCTAGTTTTTCATCACGCATTGCGTATTCAACGATGGCTTTCAGATAACCCAACTTATCACCGCAGTCATGTGCCCGGCCACTCATGTGAAACGCTTCAACAGTTTCACTTTCCATCAGCATATCAATCGCGTCAGTCAACTGGATCTCGCCTCCTGCTCCCAAAGGTGTGCGTTCCAGCAGAGGCCAGATATTACGTGATAAAACATAACGACCAACAACGGCTAAGTTGGAAGGCGCTTTATCAACAGGCGGCTTTTCGACCATATGATTGATTGGTGCACTCTCACCTGGTGAAAGTTCAACGCCCTGGATGTCCGCAATGCCATATTTATTCACGTCTTGCTGTGGTACCGGTTCAAGCATGATCTGACTTAGCTTAGTATCTGAGAAGCGCTGAACCATGGCTGCCAGATTTTCTTTGCTTTGATCTGCCGTATATTCATCCAGAATCACATCAGGCAAAACAACCACAAAATCATCATCACCAACAATAGGCTTTGCGCACAATACCGCATGACCAAGCCCTTTTGCCTCGCCCTGTCTCACATGCATGATAGTAACACCTTCCGGACAAATTGAACGGACCTCTTCAAGCAAAGTACGCTTAACCCGCATTTCCAGTGTCGCTTCCAGTTCAAAACTGGTATCAAAGTGGTTCTCAATCGCATTCTTCGAAGAGTGAGTAACCAGTACAATTTCCGAAATGCCTGCAGCTGCACACTCTTTTACGATGTATTGAATGAGAGGTTTATCGACAACAGGCAACATCTCCTTGGGGATAGCCTTCGTCATAGGTAACATGCGCGTACCAAGTCCTGCGACAGGTATTACTGCTTTCATAGATCATCCATTATTGCATTGAGATGGCGGAATATTTTCCCACCATTAATAAGTAACCACGTGACAGACTATTTTAATATAATACGCTGTTAGTGCAAGTTTAGTCATATCCCTTTCATACTTGCACCAACAAAAAATGCCCGCTCACTAACAGTGTCGGGCATTTTCAAATACTTTAATATTATCAGACGCTAAGTCCGATAGAATTCTTACAGACCAGCACGCTTTTTAATGGCTGCGATCAAAGCTGAACCACCATGGCCGTTGCTCTCAGCCCAGGCGATGTCAGCGCCATCAGATAATGCGCTTTTAGGTAAGCTTTTGACGATAAACTCGCCCGCATCTACCGCATTGTTAGCGATTGCATGACGTAGCATGTTGTTACCATTACACTGAACTGAATCGTATACGTTACGGATTTTAACCCGTGAGCTCTTTAGCGTGCTGCGGATACGTCTTTTGTCGTCAGCCGCAATATATTCACACAAAGACACTGCTAACTGATCGTTTGCTTTGCTCGCAAAACTTACGGTTAATGCCGAAACGCCAAGACTCACACCAATAACTAAAGGAATTACTTTCATCACCAATCACCTAGTACTTTTTTCGTAAGAACAAACGCTCAATATTGTATCAACCAATACAATTGTTAGCAACAAAGTTATATTCCTTTATTTAGAGTTACGAACTTATAACTATACAAATTTTTCTCATCTGCTTCATATGCTTCGCTTGCGATTTCTTGCCACTCACCGGCCTGAGTGTAGTCAGGAAAGCGCGTGTCGCCAGAAACTTCCAAGTCGATGTATGTTAAATAAAGCCGATTACTTAAGGGTAGAAACTGTTCATAAATATTTCCACCTCCAATGATCATAACTTCCTCACACCCGTCAACCAAAGCCAAAGCATCTTGTGGTGATGAAACGACCTCAATGCCTTCAGCACAGTAATTTTGGTTTCGACTAATTACAATGTTTCGTCTGCCAGGCAGAGGACGACCAATAGATTCGAATGTTTTGCGCCCCATAACCACAGGTTTATTCAAGGTGACGGCTTTAAAATGTTTCAAGTCAGCCGGTAGATGCCAGGGCATAGCGTTATCATCGCCAATGATACGTCCATTTGCCATCGCTGCAATCATTGATATTATCACAATACACTCCACTCATACTTTTATACTAAAAAAGGGCCAAAGGCCCTTTTTGTACCAACCCGCTTAGTCAGACACTAATGCGGATTGCGCTTATCTTTCGTAGACGACTTCTACGTCGTAGTCATCTTCGTCCCAGTCATCCCAGTCATCATCGTTATCCTGAGTTGCCTGGCGGTGATAAGTATCCCACTTAAACTCGACTTCTTCTTGCTCCTGCTCTTCGAACTTATCGCGTGGCATGCTATCCAGCAGACCCTGAATGTCGTAACATAACTGCTGTGTATTAAACTTATTGGCAGCGGAGATACGGTACACATGTTCAGCATCCAGCTCTTCGGCAATACGCTGACAAACCTCTTCTAATTCATCCTCTGCAAGCAGGTCGATTTTATTCAGCACCAACCACCGCGGCTTGTTAGCCAGCTTAGGGCTGTACTGATGCAGCTCATTAATGATTGCAAACGCGTTATCAACTGGGTCTGTGCCATCGACTGGCATGACGTCGACAACGTGCAGCAACACACGGCAACGCTCCAGGTGCTTCAGGAAGCGGATCCCCAGGCCAGCACCATCTGATGCGCCTTCAATCAAACCCGGAATGTCGGCAATCACGAACGATTTGTTTGCTTCTGCACGTACCACCCCCAGGTTAGGCACTAAAGTCGTGAATGGGTAATCTGCCACTTTAGGCTTTGCCGCCGACACACTGCGAATAAAGGTTGATTTACCTGCATTGGGCAAACCTAGCAACCCAACATCGGCCAGCAGCATCAGCTCCAGCTTCAGATTGCGCACCTCGCCAGGCGTTCCCAGTGTTTTTTGTCTTGGCGCACGGTTTGTGCTCGATTTAAAGCGTGTGTTACCTAAACCATGATAACCGCCTTTAGCGACCAGTAGTTTTTGTCCATGCTTAGTCAAGTCACCCAGACATTCCTGCGTATCAACGTCAGTCACGCGCGTCCCTTCGGGTACTTTCAGGATTAAGTCGGTGCCCTTTTTACCCGTCATATTACGGCCATGACCATTGGTGCCTCGCTCAGCACGATGGAAACGCTCAAACTGATAATCGATCAGGGTATTAAGGTTTTCGTCTGCTTCAAGATAAACGCTACCTCCGTCTCCGCCGTCGCCCCCATCAGGGCCACCGTCGGGTACAAATTTTTCGCGGCGAAATGAAACGACACCGCTTCCACCGTCTCCGGCTTCCGCGCGGATCTCTACTTCATCGACAAACTTCATGGTTACTCTCTTACTGGTTGTTCAGCACCTGCTATTATAGCAAGTTCATAGCGGCTTGATCAGCATGGGCAAATGCCTAACTACCGGTCTGTGGCGCGTATTTGACAGGAATAAGGTTAGAGCAAAATTCAGGCTCTGCTCTATAAAAACAAAAAACCCCGCCTAAGCGGGGTTTTTCAGTATTCTTTTTACCGATTACTCAGCAATGATGCTAACGTATTTACGGTTTAAAGGACCTTTCTGCTCAAAAACAACTTTACCGTCTGCTTTTGCGAAGATTGTGTGGTCTTTACCGATACCTGCGTTAGTACCAGCGTGGAACTTAGTACCACGTTGACGAACAATGATGTTACCCGCTAGTACAGATTCACCACCGAAACGCTTAACACCTAAGCGTTTACTTTCTGAATCGCGACCGTTACGAGTACTACCAGCTGCCTTCTTATGTGCCATCTTTCTGTACCTCTAAATTAAGCGCTAATGCCAGTGATTTTAACTTCAGTGAACCACTGACGGTGGCCCATCTGCTTACGAGAATGCTTACGACGTCTAAATTTAACGATCTTAATTTTCTCGCCACGACCGTGAGATACAACTTCAGCTGTAATCTTACCACCGTTTACGAACGGCGCACCGATCTCGATTTTTTCACCATCAGCTACAAGAAGTACTGAATCAAATTCAATTGATGCACCAGTCTCAACGTCTAGTTTCTCTAGACGAATTGTTTGACCTTCAGTCACACGGTGCTGTTTACCACCACTTTGGAAAACCGCGTACATAATTAACTCCGTCTGTGCGCCCTCAAATCGACGCAACTTAATATTCTTCAATAGGGCGCGAAGTTTACGCTAATGTGCTACTTCGCGCAAGCCCTAGATCGCAAATAAATGAATAAAAAATAGCTAACTTGAGGGCGTAATAATATTTTCATTTATTCTAACGAATAGGTGTGATAAGCCAAGCTCTTTTTTTGCTTTTCAACACTGGAATTCTGATCAGAAACAGCCTGCAAGTGCAAAAAACATACAAAAGCACTGATTTTTTAACCTCTATTACGGCAAGTTATCGAGTCACGGTGAATTTTAATGTACACTTGCGGCTCGAACATCCCTGAATGAGGCTTTAGCTCGGAGCGTTATGGATATCAAAGCGATCCAGAGATTGATTGAGCAAGACATGCTTGCCGTTAATCGACTTATCAGCGACCAAATGCAATCTGACGTCGCACTGGTTAATCAACTTGGCTTATATATAGTCAATAGTGGTGGCAAACGTATCCGCCCTATGCTGGCTCTTTTGGTGGCCAAAGCACTGGGGTATCAGGGCGATAAGCACATTACACTGGCGACCATCATAGAATTTATCCACACCGCAACCTTGCTGCATGATGATGTGGTTGACGAGTCTGCTCTGCGTCGTGGTGAACCAACTGCCAACGCTGAATTTGGTAATGCCGCAAGTGTTTTGGTTGGTGACTTTATATACACGCGTTCATTTCAGTTGATGGTCGGACTGGAAAATATGGAAGTGATGCAGATCCTCGCTGATGCAACCAACGTGATTGCTGAAGGTGAAGTATTACAGCTGATGAACTGTAATGATCCGGATACAACTGAACAAAGCTACATGCAGGTGATTTACAGTAAAACAGCCAAATTATTCGAAGCGGCAACTATGCTGCCGGCTGTTGTATTAGATCAATCAGCAGAGACCAAAGAAGCACTTAAATTGTATGGCATGCACTTAGGCACTGCTTTTCAACTCGTAGACGATGTCCTCGACTACAGTGCCAACGCTGAGCAGCTTGGTAAAAACATCGGTGATGACTTGGCCGAAGGCAAGCCAACACTGCCGTTAATTTATGCAATGCGCCACGGCAGTGAAGCCCAGGTTGCACAGATCCGCGATGCCATTGCCAATGGTAACGGGCTCGATAACCTGACGGAGATTCTGGCCACGCTTGAGCAAACAGAAGCGCTGGAGCATACCATGGAACGCGCAAGAACAGAGTCGCAAAAAGCCATTGAACAACTCAGCGTTCTGGCCGAATCAGAGCATAAAACGGCCCTGATTTCATTGGCAAAACTCGCTGTTGAACGCAGCTACTAAGGCGATAATGAGACATTAAAAAAGGCTGCCGGGCAGCCTTTTTTAATCAACTAGGTTATGCGTCTTTTGGACGGTAACCTTCGATTTCAACATCTTTACCTTCAAACAAAAAACCTACCATTTGCTCTTCCAGTTGTTGACGATGTTCAGGATCCATCATATTCAAGTGCTTTTCGTTGATCAGCATAGTCTGCTTATGCTGCCACTGCTGCCACGCTTCTTTACTGATGTTATTGAAGATGCGTTCGCCAACTTCTCCAGGATAAAGTTGAAAATCTAACCCTGGAGCTTCTTTTTGTAACTTTTGACAAAATACGGTACGTGCCATCTCTTTACCCTTTATACATTTGTTGTAGCTAAGTTTACCCCATTGCCTTTAAGACTTTAACCAACTTTTTAGTCGGTGCTGCTAAACCCACTTCAGCAGGCTGTGCCAACTCATACCACAAGAGCGGATTATCGTGGACACAATCCGGCGTTGTATCTAATTCGACAACCACAGGCGTAATAGTCAGCTCAAAATGCGTAAATATATGCACAAATGGCGACAACGTTTGCTGACTACCCGATAATCCTTGTTGTGCCAAAAAAGTTTCCAGCTCTGTTAATTCACTGAATTCAAAAAAACCAAACAAACCACCCCAAATGCCGCTACTTGGGCGCTTCTCCATGAGTACTTTATCATCAGCCCGCACTATCAGATGATATGTAGCTTTCTTCGGCTTGGCTTTTTTCGGCTTAGAATTAGGAAACTCTTTCACTCTGCCCTGTTGATACGCCTGACAACGACTGACTAAAGGGCATGCCTCACAGTCAAAGTTACTACGGCTACACAGACTCGCTCCTAAATCCATCATCGCCTGGTTATATTCTGAAACACGATCTTTCGGTGTCAGTGCATCGGTTAGGGCCCATAAATGGTTTTCGACCTTTTTGACGCCGTACCAGCCTTCCACCATGAAAAAACGTGCCAATACACGTTTTACATTGCCATCCAGAATGGGGTGTGCCTGACCCAAAGACAAAGAGAGTACAGCCCCGGCTGTTGAACGGCCAATTCCAGGTAAGGCCATCACCGCTTCTAATGTTTGCGGAAACTTGCCCTGATATTCATCGCGGACTATTTTGGCCGTTTTATGTAAGTTTCGCGCGCGTGCGTAATACCCAAGTCCCGTCCAGTGATGTAACACCTCATCTTCCGGCGCATCGGCCAGATCTATGATGGTTGGGAAACGCGCCATAAAACGCTCGAAATATGGGATCACGGTAACCACCTGAGTTTGCTGCAACATCACCTCAGATACCCAGACCTTATACGGGGTCTTCTCAAGCTGCCAGGGCAAGGTTTTACGCCCATGTAACTGGTACCAATCGACAACCTGTTTGGCAAACCATTGGGCCTGCTCATTATTTACTGTCATTGCTAGACTCTGCTTTTACTTGCTAATACACGCGCCAGTGTATGAAGCTTTTTTCAAAGGTCAAGCTCTTGTACTTGGCGCTGTGAATAGCGATAATGTGCGCCCATTTTTTACACCGAAGATGAAGACCATGAACGAATCGAGTAAAACCGCTCTGGAACAAGCCGAACAGGAAGGCAAATACATTCGCAAAGTACGCAGCTTTGTAAAACGCGAAGGCCGCCTGACCAAAGGGCAAGCTGCCGCCATTGAAAAATGCTGGGCAACGATGGGCCTGGAGCATGCTCAGGGTCGCCTGGACTTTACCGAGGTGTTTGGCAACGACAATGATGTCGTCGTTGAGATTGGCTTTGGTATGGGTAAATCGCTGGTAGCAATGGCTAAAAATGCGCCTGAACAAAACTTTATTGGCATTGAAGTACATCGCCCGGGTGTGGGTGCCTGTCTAATGGAAGCGGATGAACAAGGTGTCACTAACTTGCGCGTATTTGAGCACGATGCCGTTGAGGTACTGGCAGATTGCATCCCGGACGCCAGCCTGGCCAAGCTGCAGCTATTCTTCCCGGACCCATGGCATAAAAAACGTCACCATAAACGTCGCATCGTGCAGGCCGAGTTTGTCGAGAAACTGCGCACTAAACTACGAATTGGTGGTGTATTCCACATGGCAACCGACTGGGAAAACTATGCAGAGCACATGCTCGAAGTCATGCAGGCCGCACCAGGATTTGCAAACCAGTCTGACAACAATGATTATGTGCCACGTCCTGACTTCCGCCCACTAACCAAGTTTGAACAACGCGGCCATCGTCTCGGTCATGGTGTTTGGGATCTGATGTTCGAACGTACAGCCTGATCTGTCATTGCTTTTCGGGGCAACCTGCCCCGCCTTTTCTGGATCTCAGATGCAAAAATTAACCAACCCCAGTTTATTACTCCTGCGCAATGAAGAAGAACTGACAGGCCAGCAAATCTTGGTGATCAATCACCAACGCGATGGCTTTTTGTCAGAACTAAAGCAATTGAATCCGCAGGCAAATATCAGCGCATTCAGTTATGACTTTGCCGCTCATCAGATTGCCGACAAGGTAACTGATATTACCAGTTATGTGTCACATAGCCTGCCCGCACTCGACAATATTGACCTGGTCATTTATTACTATCCGAAATCTAAACCAGAAGCACAGATGATGTTCGACAATATTCGTGCTTTATGCTCTGAGCAAACTCGCTTACTGGTAGTCGGAGAAAACAAAGGCGGCGTTAAATCTGCTGAAAAGCAGCTGCAGGACAAATGTGAGGCGCATTACAAGCTGGACAGCGCTAAACATTGCATTTTATATGAGTTTGCCCAGTTGCAACCGTTGGCGCAATTTGACATTGCCAGCTATCAGCACACATTTAGCATTAACGTTGCCGGGCAGCAGTTTGATGCTGTCAGTGTTCCGGGCGTGTTTAATCATGGCAAGTTGGATGTCGGTACTAAGTTATTGTTGGAGCATCTTGAACTGCCCGCCAAGGGATGTATGCTCGACTTTGGATGTGGTGCCGGGATCATCGCCACTTTTGTGCTTAATCAGTCACCTAAAGTGCGCTTCAGCTGCCTGGATGTGAATGCGCTGGCCCTTTATGCCTGTGAACAAACTTTGCACTTGAATGGCCATGAGGCTGAACTGGTGCTCAGTGACGGCCTAAGACAATTGCAGGGTCGTTTTGATGCCATTATCAGTAACCCGCCTTTTCACACGGGTATTAAAACTGACTATGATATTGCCGAAGGGTTTATCAAAGGTGTGGCCGATCACATGGGTAAAGGATCACAACTACACATTGTTGCGAATAGCTTTCTGAAGTACCCTCCACTCATTGAAGCACGCTTTGGACAGTGCAATACACTGGCCAAAAATACCAAATTTGCCGTTTATCAGGCCCGCAAAAATTAAGTGTCGGCCAGTTCAATATCACTATGAACTGGCCATATTTATCTTGTTGCGCCTGCCTGCACCGACTGTTAAACCGCCGCTGGCCAGCAAAGTGCTGAATCGTTTCGTAAAATGTGAGCTTTTTTGTGTTCTATACTGCTAAACTAAAGTGAGTGAATAGCAGGCAAGCGGGATTTGTGGTCTCCCAATGGGTAAATACGCAACAAAAACAAGTATAAGAAAAGTGCTGATCAGTGCCGTCATGCTAGTAACGGCGCTGTCTTTGTCCCTGTCTATCTCAATTTCAACCTATCTCGATGTTAAAAAGCAAAAGCAGCTGATCATTAATAAGCTGGAAATGATCGCCGAGATCATTGCATTTAACGCTCAGGTAACGCTGATTTTTGACGACAGAAAAACGGAAGAAAAGCGGCTCAAATCATTTGATAAAGTCGAACTGGTGAAAAACATCCACATCTATGCCATCGATGACGTCACTAATCGGCCCGTCTTTTTCACCAGCTACAATGCCAGTAAAACACCACCCGTGCCGCTCAAGGTCAATCAGATAGAGGAACTCCGAACCCCAAAAATTTCCGAAGACTATATCGAACTGATTTTGCCCGTTGAATATGAAGGTAACATTGAAGGTTACGTATACCTGCGCGGTGGGCTTGAGCATCTGGCCGAATACATCAACCGAAAAATACTGGTCGATATCGCTCTGACTCTGTTTGTACTGGTACTGGTGATGTTTGTTGCCCGAGGGATCCAAAAGCGGATTGCCAGCCCGATAGAATCATTATCTGTGCTATTGCAGGACGTTTCAAAGAATCATAACTATGCCACCCGGGCGGAGAAAAGCGACATAGAGGAAATTAATATCCTCGCGAACAACCTCAATATCATGCTGACCCGGACGCAAAATCAACTTGAGCGCCATCAGGCAGACAAGCTGGAAATAAAACAGCTCAACCAGAGCCTGGAAGAGAAAGTCAATCAACGAACCATCGCACTCAGAGAAGCAAACCAGGAATTGCTCAATACGCTCGAACGTATGCACCAGTATCAGAACCAGATAGTTGAAAATGAAAAGATGGCATCACTAGGTCAGATGGTCGCTGGGGTAGCGCATGAGGTTAATACGCCTATTGGGCTGGGCGTCACAGGATCGACATTATTACGCGATAAACTCAGTGATATTGAAGTAGCCTTCCAGCAAAAAACGCTCACCTCTAAACAACTGGAACGATTCATCAAAGAAGGGATTGAGAATCTGGATCTCATTTATCGTAACCTCAATCGGGCTGCAGATTTGATCTCCAGTTTTAAGAAAGTCGCGGTCAGTCAGGATATAGAGATCAATTCGGACGTCAATATTACTAAACTACTCAATGCTGTAATGGGTGCAATGCGCACCGAACTGGAGCTCAAAGCGCCACAAATTCACCTGGACTGTCCTGAGGAACTCACCATCAGAAGTAAGTCAGGCTTGCTGCAACAGGTGTTTGAACAATTGTTCTCAAACTCCCTGTTACACGGATTTACCAGCAATGAAAATAACGAAATTGCTATAAAAGTGAACAGAGAAGATCAGCAATTAACGATTGTATACAGCGACAATGGTATCGGCGTGCCAAATGCCATCAAAAAGCGCATATTTGACCCATTTGTTACCACACGCCGGGGAGAAGGTGGTAGTGGTTTGGGCATGCACTTAGTGTATAACCTGGTCACTCAGGCACTGGGTGGGAGCATCACACTGCAGGAAGACTATAAATCAGGTACTCAATTTGTGATCAGTTTGCCTCTGAAAGGAGGTACACAATGAGATTTATGTACCTATTTATTTTTTGCTGTCTTTCACTTTTTTCTACGTTTAGTTATGCGAAATCGCCCGAAGAAATCCGTTCGGCCTTTTTATATCAAATGGCAAAGTTCATTGATTTTCCTGAGCAAAAGAATAAGAAAACGACTCGGTTTTGTTTTTATGACATAAAAAATGGACCAGGTGCTGTTTTATATAGTAACCGTACCTTAAAAATACGTTTGAAGCCGATTGAAATAATAGAAGTAAAAAAGTCTGACTCTCTGCGGGAACTTTCCCAAAGATGTGATATCACATACATTGATGAAACATTGGAAGATGATATACTGCCCGCTTGGACCGATACAATGGCCCTAAGTATGGTAACTGTGGGCGAAAGTATCGAATTTTTGGAAGGGGGTGGGATTGCGTCCTTGGTCCAGGAAG
This genomic interval carries:
- a CDS encoding ribbon-helix-helix domain-containing protein; the encoded protein is MCELYAAANPASYEVIRRSMRIQGAVTSLALERRIWDLLQEIATKEQLSVAEFVSTLYQEVLVRQGEVKNLASLLRITCLTYLSDLTSDRR
- a CDS encoding DUF3718 domain-containing protein — protein: MKVIPLVIGVSLGVSALTVSFASKANDQLAVSLCEYIAADDKRRIRSTLKSSRVKIRNVYDSVQCNGNNMLRHAIANNAVDAGEFIVKSLPKSALSDGADIAWAESNGHGGSALIAAIKKRAGL
- the folA gene encoding type 3 dihydrofolate reductase: MIISMIAAMANGRIIGDDNAMPWHLPADLKHFKAVTLNKPVVMGRKTFESIGRPLPGRRNIVISRNQNYCAEGIEVVSSPQDALALVDGCEEVMIIGGGNIYEQFLPLSNRLYLTYIDLEVSGDTRFPDYTQAGEWQEIASEAYEADEKNLYSYKFVTLNKGI
- the rplU gene encoding 50S ribosomal protein L21 codes for the protein MYAVFQSGGKQHRVTEGQTIRLEKLDVETGASIEFDSVLLVADGEKIEIGAPFVNGGKITAEVVSHGRGEKIKIVKFRRRKHSRKQMGHRQWFTEVKITGISA
- the mutY gene encoding A/G-specific adenine glycosylase, translating into MTVNNEQAQWFAKQVVDWYQLHGRKTLPWQLEKTPYKVWVSEVMLQQTQVVTVIPYFERFMARFPTIIDLADAPEDEVLHHWTGLGYYARARNLHKTAKIVRDEYQGKFPQTLEAVMALPGIGRSTAGAVLSLSLGQAHPILDGNVKRVLARFFMVEGWYGVKKVENHLWALTDALTPKDRVSEYNQAMMDLGASLCSRSNFDCEACPLVSRCQAYQQGRVKEFPNSKPKKAKPKKATYHLIVRADDKVLMEKRPSSGIWGGLFGFFEFSELTELETFLAQQGLSGSQQTLSPFVHIFTHFELTITPVVVELDTTPDCVHDNPLLWYELAQPAEVGLAAPTKKLVKVLKAMG
- the cgtA gene encoding Obg family GTPase CgtA encodes the protein MKFVDEVEIRAEAGDGGSGVVSFRREKFVPDGGPDGGDGGDGGSVYLEADENLNTLIDYQFERFHRAERGTNGHGRNMTGKKGTDLILKVPEGTRVTDVDTQECLGDLTKHGQKLLVAKGGYHGLGNTRFKSSTNRAPRQKTLGTPGEVRNLKLELMLLADVGLLGLPNAGKSTFIRSVSAAKPKVADYPFTTLVPNLGVVRAEANKSFVIADIPGLIEGASDGAGLGIRFLKHLERCRVLLHVVDVMPVDGTDPVDNAFAIINELHQYSPKLANKPRWLVLNKIDLLAEDELEEVCQRIAEELDAEHVYRISAANKFNTQQLCYDIQGLLDSMPRDKFEEQEQEEVEFKWDTYHRQATQDNDDDWDDWDEDDYDVEVVYER
- the rpmA gene encoding 50S ribosomal protein L27; the protein is MAHKKAAGSTRNGRDSESKRLGVKRFGGESVLAGNIIVRQRGTKFHAGTNAGIGKDHTIFAKADGKVVFEQKGPLNRKYVSIIAE
- a CDS encoding oxidative damage protection protein; this encodes MARTVFCQKLQKEAPGLDFQLYPGEVGERIFNNISKEAWQQWQHKQTMLINEKHLNMMDPEHRQQLEEQMVGFLFEGKDVEIEGYRPKDA
- the trmB gene encoding tRNA (guanosine(46)-N7)-methyltransferase TrmB — protein: MNESSKTALEQAEQEGKYIRKVRSFVKREGRLTKGQAAAIEKCWATMGLEHAQGRLDFTEVFGNDNDVVVEIGFGMGKSLVAMAKNAPEQNFIGIEVHRPGVGACLMEADEQGVTNLRVFEHDAVEVLADCIPDASLAKLQLFFPDPWHKKRHHKRRIVQAEFVEKLRTKLRIGGVFHMATDWENYAEHMLEVMQAAPGFANQSDNNDYVPRPDFRPLTKFEQRGHRLGHGVWDLMFERTA
- the ispB gene encoding octaprenyl diphosphate synthase; translation: MDIKAIQRLIEQDMLAVNRLISDQMQSDVALVNQLGLYIVNSGGKRIRPMLALLVAKALGYQGDKHITLATIIEFIHTATLLHDDVVDESALRRGEPTANAEFGNAASVLVGDFIYTRSFQLMVGLENMEVMQILADATNVIAEGEVLQLMNCNDPDTTEQSYMQVIYSKTAKLFEAATMLPAVVLDQSAETKEALKLYGMHLGTAFQLVDDVLDYSANAEQLGKNIGDDLAEGKPTLPLIYAMRHGSEAQVAQIRDAIANGNGLDNLTEILATLEQTEALEHTMERARTESQKAIEQLSVLAESEHKTALISLAKLAVERSY
- the galU gene encoding UTP--glucose-1-phosphate uridylyltransferase GalU → MKAVIPVAGLGTRMLPMTKAIPKEMLPVVDKPLIQYIVKECAAAGISEIVLVTHSSKNAIENHFDTSFELEATLEMRVKRTLLEEVRSICPEGVTIMHVRQGEAKGLGHAVLCAKPIVGDDDFVVVLPDVILDEYTADQSKENLAAMVQRFSDTKLSQIMLEPVPQQDVNKYGIADIQGVELSPGESAPINHMVEKPPVDKAPSNLAVVGRYVLSRNIWPLLERTPLGAGGEIQLTDAIDMLMESETVEAFHMSGRAHDCGDKLGYLKAIVEYAMRDEKLGKDFSEFVKAL
- a CDS encoding VOC family protein — its product is MAKLIHSMVRVMDLQKSLAFYHDVLALGERRRIEFEHFSLVYLGNEEAEFELELTWNHDTQQPYELGNGYGHIAVVVDDLSPVHAKAEALGYQPKEMKSFYNGDTLVARFFFVADPDGYQVEVIERSETFK